One genomic region from Cydia amplana chromosome Z, ilCydAmpl1.1, whole genome shotgun sequence encodes:
- the LOC134660917 gene encoding uncharacterized protein LOC134660917, which translates to MKEILLVYLLGSSISGCYGREPAVPPPGLVQFMVYFNASPRSICVGVLVSRMAVLTACVCVVHVSGEVDTRPINVIVGSHYRHSMRGVRVQVTKIVTPRLPGVDRLGTRAYIMQKSVALLLLRRKVPDLLTEEPPRAIAIDYKGEEKLQLQDDCMMLGWHFLYTGDKIYPGPKYILQRNLRLQQLNIVNKEVYCDTLVLKYEKATDDLGNTKDFNKDDVLCLRDTDYTAQPCHAMYGAPVICRSGRVIGMQTAPDAQWTNCTGYSVLTHLVSNVRNQKFFECVSRLFEPEVTVNWALVKRNKLYLDDEAQVIKSMYDGFLTDYETSSETDY; encoded by the exons ATGAAGGAAATTCTCTTGGTATATTTGTTGG GGTCCAGTATATCGGGATGTTACGGAAGGGAACCCGCTGTACCTCCTCCTGGCCTCGTCCAATTCATG GTATATTTCAATGCCAGCCCACGATCCATATGCGTCGGGGTCCTGGTATCGCGCATGGCGGTGCTGACCGCATGCGTTTGCGTCGTTCACGTCAGTG gTGAGGTCGACACGCGGCCCATCAACGTAATTGTCGGGTCCCACTACCGGCACTCCATGAGAGGGGTCAGGGTGCAAGTCACTAAAATCGTAACGCCACGCC TTCCTGGTGTCGATAGATTGGGTACAAGGGCGTATATCATGCAGAAATCAGTAGCGCTACTACTGTTACGTAGGAAGGTGCCGGATTTGTTGACGGAGGAGCCCCCGCGGGCCATCGCTATCGACTATAAGGGTGAAGAAAAGTTGCAGTTGCAGGACGATTGCATGATGCTGGGGTGGCATTTCTTGTATACCGGG GATAAGATCTATCCAGGGCCAAAATACATTTTGCAAAGGAACTTGCGACTGCAGCAGTTGAACATAGTAAACAAGGAGGTGTATTGCGACACTCTGGTGTTGAAATACGAGAAGGCCACGGACGATCTAGGAAATACTAAGGATTTCAACAAAGATGACGTCTTGTGTTTGAGAGAC ACGGACTACACCGCCCAGCCCTgtcat GCCATGTACGGGGCCCCGGTGATCTGCCGCTCGGGGCGTGTGATAGGGATGCAGACGGCACCCGACGCGCAATGGACCAACTGCACTGGCTACAGCGTCCTCACACACTTGGTTAGCAACGTTAGGAACCAAAAGTTCTTCGAGTGTGTTTCTAG GTTATTCGAGCCAGAGGTGACCGTGAACTGGGCCCTGGTGAAGCGGAACAAGCTCTATTTGGACGACGAGGCGCAAGTCATCAAGAGTATGTACGACGGGTTCCTCACAGACTACGAAACCTCCAGCGAAACCGACTACTAG